One Curtobacterium sp. BH-2-1-1 genomic region harbors:
- a CDS encoding DEAD/DEAH box helicase, with protein sequence MPAAPMIDAVDVIRFVGPQAFGRARDLVRAGLVDDAVWHDDDGTVTGAVSGSADDPYELRIETSPARGEFVRPVRSTCTCPLGGDCKHVAAALLTINARALAAAAGPKPEQPAPPPSDWRHDLARLAGDDEQVAEPQGTPMGLQFELRDAVSARLASRARAAGRALPTASRSVRLGVRPVTRSDADNWVRGQLTWGTLPYSMNRLGLSPEQHAWFVQFAALHRAGQLAGLPGEADWIHLDDFGSPLLWPLLTQAPALGIAFVTGKREGGAVLGAEARVLLDVARQDGGLVIGASAVLDGRPAAPGTARTIGDHGVYVFRESPEFHVAFAPTVTPVPEDQRRMLVDGARITVPEPEVAEFLADWSPRLRGALGLVSADGSVELPERTPPELVLTTTFEPARAPRTDDRVHLQWRWHVDGRKDPVALHGPLPELSGLRAADDTAGPTGPGGGLAWFEDGTIDGADVAVFANELLPELPALGVRTVVQGERVDYERLTGRPHIRVTTMPSDKHDWFDLGIFVSVNGKQVPFTPLLRALAKRDRRMKLIDNSYLSLSDPAFDRLKELIDEARDLDEWEPDQPMTVTPLQAGLWSEFDQLADETSHDERWEAIAAGLLGATPPESVLVPDSVHAELRPYQHTGYAWLSFLLSHGVGGVLADDMGLGKTLQVLTTIAAARESSPDAPPFLVVAPTSVVGNWAAEATRFTPSLRVTTIGATTLKDPGLVARAAAASDIVVTSYALLRLDAQAYTDLPWAALVLDEAQFVKNPQSQTHRVAVDLRAPVKFAITGTPLENGLTDLWALFHIVAPGLLSSWSRFGDDYVKPLGSPDLRGAARQELTARLRRRIRPLMLRRTKESVAADLPPKQEQVVRVTLDPAHRTLYETTLNRERLKVLDLIDDLAKNRMIVFRSLTLLRMLALSPALVDGSREDLSSAKLDLLLDELEQLAAEGRRALVFSQFTSFLRMVASALDDRGVGYEYLDGSTRRRPEVIDRFRNGTAPAFLISLKAGGFGLTLTEADTVFVLDPWWNPAAENQAVDRTHRIGQTRSVNVQRFIAEDTIEEKVLALAAKKVELFATMIDDDALFAEDLTADDIRSLLA encoded by the coding sequence GTGCCAGCCGCCCCGATGATCGACGCCGTCGACGTCATCCGTTTCGTCGGGCCACAGGCGTTCGGCCGCGCGCGGGACCTCGTCCGGGCCGGCCTCGTCGACGACGCCGTCTGGCACGACGACGACGGCACCGTCACCGGCGCGGTGTCGGGCTCCGCCGACGACCCGTACGAACTCCGCATCGAGACCAGCCCGGCCCGCGGCGAGTTCGTCCGTCCGGTCCGCAGCACCTGCACCTGCCCGCTGGGCGGCGACTGCAAGCACGTCGCCGCAGCCCTGCTCACCATCAACGCCCGCGCACTCGCCGCAGCCGCCGGCCCGAAGCCGGAACAGCCGGCTCCGCCGCCCTCGGACTGGAGGCACGACCTCGCCCGCCTCGCCGGCGACGACGAGCAGGTGGCCGAGCCGCAGGGCACCCCCATGGGACTGCAGTTCGAGTTGCGTGACGCGGTCTCCGCCCGGCTCGCCTCGCGTGCGCGAGCCGCCGGTCGCGCGCTGCCGACTGCCTCGCGGTCGGTGCGGCTCGGCGTCCGCCCGGTGACCCGCAGCGACGCCGACAACTGGGTGCGAGGGCAGCTGACGTGGGGCACGCTCCCCTACTCGATGAACCGGCTCGGCCTCTCCCCCGAGCAGCACGCCTGGTTCGTCCAGTTCGCCGCGCTCCACCGCGCCGGGCAGCTCGCCGGGCTCCCGGGCGAGGCCGACTGGATCCACCTCGACGACTTCGGCAGTCCGCTGCTCTGGCCGCTCCTCACGCAGGCACCGGCACTCGGCATCGCGTTCGTCACCGGCAAGCGCGAGGGCGGTGCCGTGCTCGGAGCCGAGGCACGTGTGCTCCTCGACGTCGCCCGGCAGGACGGCGGACTCGTGATCGGTGCGAGCGCGGTCCTCGACGGCCGACCGGCGGCTCCCGGCACGGCCCGGACGATCGGCGACCACGGCGTCTACGTCTTCCGCGAGAGCCCCGAGTTCCACGTCGCGTTCGCCCCGACGGTCACCCCCGTGCCGGAGGACCAGCGGCGCATGCTCGTCGACGGCGCACGGATCACCGTTCCGGAGCCCGAGGTCGCCGAGTTCCTCGCCGACTGGTCCCCGCGACTCCGTGGCGCGCTCGGCCTCGTCAGCGCCGACGGCTCCGTCGAGCTGCCCGAGCGCACCCCGCCCGAGCTCGTGCTGACGACGACCTTCGAGCCGGCCCGGGCGCCCCGCACGGACGACCGCGTGCACCTGCAGTGGCGCTGGCACGTCGACGGGCGGAAGGACCCCGTCGCGCTGCACGGCCCCCTCCCGGAGCTCTCCGGGCTGCGCGCGGCCGACGACACGGCCGGCCCGACCGGACCCGGCGGCGGACTCGCGTGGTTCGAGGACGGCACGATCGACGGCGCCGACGTCGCGGTGTTCGCGAACGAGCTGTTGCCGGAGCTGCCGGCGCTCGGCGTCCGCACCGTCGTGCAGGGCGAACGCGTCGACTACGAACGGCTGACCGGTCGGCCGCACATCCGCGTGACGACCATGCCGTCGGACAAGCACGACTGGTTCGACCTCGGCATCTTCGTGTCGGTGAACGGCAAGCAGGTGCCGTTCACGCCGCTGCTCCGGGCGCTCGCGAAGCGGGACCGGCGGATGAAGCTCATCGACAACTCCTACCTCTCGTTGTCCGACCCCGCGTTCGACCGACTGAAGGAGCTCATCGACGAGGCGCGCGACCTCGACGAGTGGGAGCCCGACCAGCCGATGACCGTGACGCCGCTGCAGGCCGGGCTGTGGTCCGAGTTCGACCAGCTGGCCGACGAGACCTCGCACGACGAGCGGTGGGAGGCGATCGCGGCGGGGCTGCTCGGGGCGACGCCACCGGAGTCGGTGCTCGTGCCGGACTCGGTGCACGCCGAGCTCCGGCCGTACCAGCACACCGGGTACGCCTGGCTGTCGTTCCTGCTGTCGCACGGGGTCGGCGGGGTGCTCGCGGACGACATGGGTCTCGGCAAGACGCTGCAGGTCCTCACGACGATCGCCGCCGCGCGCGAGTCCTCTCCGGACGCGCCGCCGTTCCTCGTCGTCGCGCCGACCTCGGTCGTCGGCAACTGGGCGGCGGAGGCAACCCGGTTCACGCCGTCGCTGCGCGTCACCACGATCGGCGCGACGACGCTGAAGGACCCCGGGCTCGTCGCACGCGCGGCTGCTGCGTCCGACATCGTCGTGACGTCGTACGCGCTGCTCCGGCTCGACGCGCAGGCGTACACCGACCTGCCGTGGGCGGCCCTCGTGCTCGACGAGGCGCAGTTCGTGAAGAACCCGCAGTCGCAGACGCACCGGGTGGCGGTCGACCTCCGCGCGCCGGTGAAGTTCGCGATCACGGGCACACCGCTCGAGAACGGGCTGACGGACCTCTGGGCGCTGTTCCACATCGTCGCGCCCGGGCTGCTGTCGTCGTGGTCGCGGTTCGGGGACGACTACGTGAAGCCGCTCGGTTCGCCGGACCTCCGCGGCGCCGCCCGTCAGGAGCTCACCGCGCGGCTCCGACGGCGGATCCGGCCGCTCATGCTCCGGCGGACGAAGGAGAGCGTCGCCGCCGACCTCCCGCCGAAGCAGGAGCAGGTCGTCCGGGTGACGCTCGATCCCGCGCACCGGACCCTGTACGAGACGACGTTGAACCGGGAGCGCCTGAAGGTCCTCGACCTCATCGACGACCTCGCGAAGAACCGGATGATCGTGTTCCGGTCGCTGACCCTGCTGCGGATGCTCGCGCTGTCGCCGGCGCTGGTCGACGGTTCGCGAGAGGACCTGTCCTCCGCGAAGCTCGACCTGCTGCTCGACGAACTCGAACAGCTCGCCGCCGAGGGTCGCCGCGCCCTGGTGTTCAGCCAGTTCACCTCGTTCCTCCGCATGGTGGCCAGCGCCCTCGACGACCGGGGCGTCGGCTACGAGTACCTCGACGGCTCGACGAGGCGCCGTCCCGAGGTCATCGACCGCTTCCGGAACGGCACCGCCCCGGCGTTCCTCATCTCGCTCAAGGCCGGTGGCTTCGGGCTGACCCTGACCGAGGCGGACACCGTGTTCGTGCTCGATCCGTGGTGGAACCCCGCCGCCGAGAACCAGGCGGTCGACCGGACGCACCGCATCGGCCAGACCCGTTCGGTGAACGTGCAGCGGTTCATCGCCGAGGACACCATCGAGGAGAAGGTCCTCGCGCTCGCGGCGAAGAAGGTCGAGCTGTTCGCGACGATGATCGACGACGACGCCCTCTTCGCCGAGGACCTCACGGCCGACGACATCCGCTCCCTGCTGGCCTGA
- a CDS encoding BLUF domain-containing protein has translation MLQSLVYMSAATEPFDDDALDEVLAHARARNTADGLTGLLVHRNGRFMQLLEGPYEQVLSTYQRILADERHDEVRLLAEESIHTRRFPEWSMAYDRDVEGAATPEGFSDFLTSGDQSADSGRSRELLRWFRNHPMADPTAAKGKHRRDA, from the coding sequence ATGCTGCAGTCACTCGTCTACATGAGCGCGGCCACGGAGCCGTTCGACGACGACGCCCTCGACGAGGTGCTCGCCCACGCCCGTGCCCGGAACACCGCCGACGGTCTGACCGGGCTGCTCGTCCACCGCAACGGGCGGTTCATGCAGCTGCTCGAGGGACCGTACGAGCAGGTGCTGTCGACGTACCAGCGGATCCTCGCGGACGAGCGCCACGACGAGGTGCGGCTCCTCGCCGAGGAGTCCATCCACACCCGGCGCTTCCCGGAGTGGTCGATGGCGTACGACCGCGACGTCGAGGGCGCTGCGACGCCGGAGGGCTTCAGTGACTTCCTCACCTCGGGCGACCAGAGCGCCGACTCCGGCCGGTCCCGGGAGCTGCTGCGGTGGTTCCGCAACCACCCGATGGCCGACCCGACGGCGGCGAAGGGAAAGCACCGCCGGGACGCGTAG